The Lactuca sativa cultivar Salinas chromosome 2, Lsat_Salinas_v11, whole genome shotgun sequence genome includes a window with the following:
- the LOC111893425 gene encoding ankyrin repeat-containing protein P16F5.05c isoform X2, with translation MSTVKEAARYNDIDDVISLAAVGVSLDSKDAEGRTALHMASANGNVDIVNYLINNKVEVNAFNVENNTPLHWACLNGHIEVVNILILAGADVSSLNRHERTPVDEAAIGGKMDVIDAINTAVAQMELTRASV, from the exons ATGTCTACAGTAAAAGAG GCTGCTAGATATAATGATATTGACGATGTTATAAGCTTAGCTGCTGTTGGGGTTTCTCTTGATTCCAAGGATGCAGAAGGGAGGACAG cacTTCATATGGCTTCAGCAAATGGAAATGTTGATATAGTCAACTATCTTATCAACAATAAAGTG GAAGTCAATGCTTTTAATGTTGAAAATAACACGCCTCTTCATTGGGCATGCCTGAATGGCCACATCGAG gtTGTTAACATATTGATTCTAGCTGGAGCAGATGTATCAAGCTTAAACAG ACATGAAAGGACTCCTGTGGATGAAGCTGCAATTGGTGGAAAAATGGATGTCATTGATGCCATCAACACAGCAGTTGCACAAATGGAACTCACAAGAGCAAGTGTTTGA
- the LOC111893425 gene encoding ankyrin repeat-containing protein P16F5.05c isoform X1, whose translation MGAAEANGAEQNSSATETEHVEALLEAARYNDIDDVISLAAVGVSLDSKDAEGRTALHMASANGNVDIVNYLINNKVEVNAFNVENNTPLHWACLNGHIEVVNILILAGADVSSLNRHERTPVDEAAIGGKMDVIDAINTAVAQMELTRASV comes from the exons ATGGGGGCGGCGGAGGCGAACGGAGCAGAGCAGAACTCGTCTGCTACGGAGACGGAACACGTGGAGGCCTTGCTTGAG GCTGCTAGATATAATGATATTGACGATGTTATAAGCTTAGCTGCTGTTGGGGTTTCTCTTGATTCCAAGGATGCAGAAGGGAGGACAG cacTTCATATGGCTTCAGCAAATGGAAATGTTGATATAGTCAACTATCTTATCAACAATAAAGTG GAAGTCAATGCTTTTAATGTTGAAAATAACACGCCTCTTCATTGGGCATGCCTGAATGGCCACATCGAG gtTGTTAACATATTGATTCTAGCTGGAGCAGATGTATCAAGCTTAAACAG ACATGAAAGGACTCCTGTGGATGAAGCTGCAATTGGTGGAAAAATGGATGTCATTGATGCCATCAACACAGCAGTTGCACAAATGGAACTCACAAGAGCAAGTGTTTGA